The DNA sequence AAGTAGAACCATGCTTGCTCTACTAAGCCTATAATCAGGCCAATAGCAAAGAGTATTTTAGGGCTGTTTTCTCCCTTGGCGCCAAGCAGTTTGGCTAAGGCGTAACCTAAGATGGGCATAAAGGTCCAAATAAAAAAGACAATAACGGAGAAAAACACCGCAGAGGCAGAAATACTGACCTTAAAAAAGATACCAAAGACTAAATAAAGCTGAAAGACTAAATAGCCATAATACAGTGGTAGCATGTGTATATCCTCACCTTTAATTAAGGCTTAACATAAGCCAAAATAATGACAGCAAATAAGATAATTACTGGAATTTCATTAAAGATACGGTAGAACTTTCCTGAACGAGTATTCTTATCTTGAGCAAAGGTTTTCACCAGCTTGAAGCAGTAGCCGTGATAAACAAATAACAAGATAACTAAGGTGATTTTAATGTGTAGCCATTTAGCTGCTGCAAACCAATCAGCGCCATAGGCATGAATAAGCGCTAAGCCTAAAACTAAGGTAAAAATGGCAAAAGGGGTGACAAAATAAAGTAAACGTCGCTCCATACCTTTTAATTGCTCAGCAACTTCTTTTGACTTGGTTTCAGCGTGATTGACAAATAATCTAGGTAAATAAAAAATGCCAGCAAACCAAGCAACCATAAAAATCACATGAAATGCTTTCAGCCATAAAATGTTACTGAGTAAAAATGCGCTCATTAAATTAATTTTCCTTCAACTAGGTAGTATCTTAGTTGTTCAAATGTAACAACGCCGATAATGTCATCAATATTTTCTTGGTAGATATAAACACCGCCACAACGTTGCTCTACCAGGGCTAAATAAGCCTCAGCCAAGGTTGCTTGGTTGGATAATGGTATAAGCTGATGAAGTTGCATTTTACCGTCAAACTTATATTCCACTTCCGATTCTTTGTGACCATGACTATTTTTTGTCTCAGGCAGTGAGACTAATGGTACATCAGCGTCAAATTCAGCCCAATAGTACGTGTTTTTGCCAGATGATTCTTTGTTTGATATCACTTTATTGATGACTAACGTATCAGCAGGTGTGCTGACTACTTCACCAGCAATAGAGCGCTCGCTGGCGTTAGTCAGAATATTGAGTTTCTCTTTCATCACCGCTAGCACGCCAATTTTTTGCAAGGCTTCTTCGATGGGCGGCTTGTGGTAAATCAAGCCTTGAACATCAAGTTGCATCGTAAAAATTGAACGATTATTAAAGGCTTGCTTGGTAATAACGCTGGCAACCGTAATAACTATCATGGCTGGCACTATAATTTCTAATTGCCCGGTTAATTCAACAACCGCTAATAATGCCGCTAAGGGGGCATTTAAGGTTGCCGCCATAAAGCCAGCCATACCCATTAATATATAATCGCTCGCTAAGTTACTGCCAGGGAGTACTTGCGTTGCAATAACACCTGCGCATGCCCCTGCAATTGCACCAATACCGATAACCGGACCCACAATGCCGCCAGGTATACCTAGGCCAAGCGCTGTCATGGTCATGATAATTTTTGCCGCTAATAAGCTAAGTAATAAGCCAAGTTGCCAGTGATTGGCTAGAGAAAAATCAATCG is a window from the Litorilituus sediminis genome containing:
- a CDS encoding chloride channel protein produces the protein MLAILGGCASALLVVLFTLTIEQIQQLYLTKRDNYNSLDSISRFDLPILGSLVILFIGWLTGYKYLRTGIPFVLHRLKVAHGIIPFKNTLNQFWGSAVALASGFSVGREGPAVHLGAACSSYVGHLLKLPYNSIRTLCACGIAAGIAATFNTPIAAVIFVMEVIMREYKIHIFIPVMLAAIIGSLITQSIFGAKHEFEYFSTITLGHGHYFSLIILGVFLGILAALFNKYLVLLVKHSTNLHIIPRFMMAAFITGSLGYLIPGAMGTGTSAIDFSLANHWQLGLLLSLLAAKIIMTMTALGLGIPGGIVGPVIGIGAIAGACAGVIATQVLPGSNLASDYILMGMAGFMAATLNAPLAALLAVVELTGQLEIIVPAMIVITVASVITKQAFNNRSIFTMQLDVQGLIYHKPPIEEALQKIGVLAVMKEKLNILTNASERSIAGEVVSTPADTLVINKVISNKESSGKNTYYWAEFDADVPLVSLPETKNSHGHKESEVEYKFDGKMQLHQLIPLSNQATLAEAYLALVEQRCGGVYIYQENIDDIIGVVTFEQLRYYLVEGKLI
- the hemJ gene encoding protoporphyrinogen oxidase HemJ codes for the protein MSAFLLSNILWLKAFHVIFMVAWFAGIFYLPRLFVNHAETKSKEVAEQLKGMERRLLYFVTPFAIFTLVLGLALIHAYGADWFAAAKWLHIKITLVILLFVYHGYCFKLVKTFAQDKNTRSGKFYRIFNEIPVIILFAVIILAYVKP